A segment of the Arachis hypogaea cultivar Tifrunner chromosome 5, arahy.Tifrunner.gnm2.J5K5, whole genome shotgun sequence genome:
TGTGACCATTGTGATATTGGTGGTGGTTGAAATTTAGGCTTAAAGTGTGTTTTGAAAACGTTCAAAATTCAATGGGAGAGGATTGCTCTGATAATTAAACCATTGATTTTTTGAGACCTTGGTCAGTTGCTTCTGCATTCTTGTGTCACCTTTTCTCATAGTTACACACAAAGGGTACAAACCCTTGATTTCaagggaaaaataaaatattgtgaTGTGAAGAAAATGCATGTGGGTAAATGAATTCATGAATTTCATTGCTCTCTTCGTGTCCCCTTTGCTTTTTCTGAATAATCAACCTGCTACCAAGTTTGGTTGTGCAATTGTGCATTGTGCTACAAAAACAATTATGATATACGAAAGGAACAAGTAGCAGATTTTACATTGTATTATTGTATATACTTAGAATTACAATGTTGCATGGCTTTTCAATGATAAGAATTTttgttaagaaaataaaaatccgtACATTGACATCCACTCAATTTTATAGTTTGATCTTTGATGTGACTCATTCAAACATATAAACCATTATATTTTACATTTAAATTTTCTTTGGTATCCTATAAATATCTAGGAGAGTAATTCTACAACTCCCAGAATTGATGATATCACTTTTTATGTAtgattttttcaaattattttttttataaaattttctattaggataatttaaaaataatatataataaataaatgacattattaattactaatcagagagctatatatatatatatatatatatatatatatatatatatatacacacggtgattattgataaattattCTGTCTCATATATATAGtgattattgataaattattCTTCTATCAGAGTTCAAAGATTcacattatcttttattttcttttcaattggcaCTATGTTTTTCTTGAAATTTATTAACATTGTCATTTTCGTCATCCTACCAAATACACCTCTTCTTATCCGATTTTAAAACCCTAATTCCTCTCAAATCCAattaccatttccaatcaattaGGTTAGAATTTTGAACTTGTTTTTACGCTCTTAATCTCCAATTTCAACGAGCACATCTATCAATTTTTCAGCTCTCTTCTTCCTAGGATTTTTCTTAAAACGTAGCTAGATCAACAATGGTACTCCTCTTCAGGTAACCAACTCTCATAACCTTGTATAACTATATAACAAAAACAAACCAAAATATTAGTTAGTCATAAAAACAATGAGTCAATAATTACCatattaggatttttattatctGAATAATGATTGACAGATAATTTAAGAGCAATTAaagataaagaaattaaaatacctTGGTGCCTCCTTTCACGCaccaattactattatttttaactaatatatcACAAATTTCTATCCGTTTTTCAGCTttttcctttttagaattttcttcCGATCATATTAGAAATAGCGATGAGATTTCACAAATCTCATTCGAATCTTAGAACTCTGGTTGAAAggtaatttatcttttattttagagAGAATATAGTAAAATgcactatatatattattaaactactttTCCACCTTagtcatgacaacaataaagaaatcATGTGGTCCATAAATTCAGCCTACCTTAAAcaaatttatgtattctgtttgGCTGAATTCGTGGGTCACCAGACTTCTCTAGAatagtttaatatatatatatatattacacaaTTATATATTTTAGAAGTTCTCCTGCCAACTTTCTCATTTTGGAACATCAAGTTCATTCTCACTCTCACTCTGAATTACATAACACTATAATTATCTTAAATTTGATAGGTATGTTCTAACAACCAAGTGAAAATGATAGAAAATCCTAACAAGTTTTCAGTGGTTGAAAACTCAACACATTCTTTTGTGGGACACACATAACACTAACATACAAACCTAAATAGTCCAATGTGTCTTAACATCTGTGGTTCTCTGATTCAGGAAACATAATTGTTCTTGTTCAAAATAATTCTCAGCCAATCACCTCATCATTCTTTAAGCATTATCATGGCCATTGGGTATACTTAACCTTTAAATGTATAATGCCAGATTTGGATGGTCCATTAATGGTGAATAGCCTTTAAGATGATATCAGCCTCAAAAATAATACCACAGGTGAATAGCGAGAGTAACGTGctttattttataatagtattttaattttaatttacgcCTGGGTGTCTTTGTTTCAATTTGTGAtcttacaaataaaataatttatgtaattaaaaatgactcgataaataaatttacaaaattttcaataagaTAACTATTTGATGTTCCTTGTTATctgaattttttaaaactaaattgtaAATTaggatattattttttaattgtgacCAAGTGACAGTTTTCCTAGCCTCAACAATTTTATTAGTGGTAAGATATAATTGTTGAGAATATCAAGTACtaaatattttaattgaattttttcaaTCACATAATCAACTTGTAAATTcccatgaaaatcgaaaatatTTTAGATTAGAAGCAAATTGacactttgttttttttttccctctctctctctcatttttcacGTTCCTGCAACTATAAGGAAGCAGGGACGCTATCGACAATTCCACACTAATtaataaaagcaaaaaaaatcactcatatataattttatacgTATCGAATAATAATACTTCAAATCTATAACAACTTTTTTTTGGTGTGCAAAAATCTATACCTACTTTGATGCAATAGTAAGATTATGACAACTTGGAATTTCATCAACTCAATTTTAATAAATGATAGTAACATTTTGGTTAGTTCATGTAACTTATGCTTATTCTCTttgaattattatttcttttgtAGACATAAAATTTATGTAAATTTGATATTAGTTATGATACTAGAAtcaaagtataaaaattatttgcaaaaataaaatttatattaatagtaaaaataGATCATAAAAAATATCGGTTAGATTTCTTATTAATTGTAGCACGTATGTTTTACTATTCTCATTTCTCAATTTCTCTTCTTTCGTTATGTTCTCCGAGTCACTACAGTTTCAATATagtattttggataatatttgcttgcataataataataataataataataataataataataatagatgaaCAAATATGTTAGTTTACTAATTTGTTTAAGTAAGTGACAGAAGTTCGAATCTCCCTTTATACGTGCGAGTTAGAAAATAccataaaacaaaaatatatatattctaaaaagagAATATTGAgattatattttgatataattttttagggTAATTTTATGTCtaagtaaattttaatttttttttactggattttttttaaaaaattaaaaaaaaattttaagatcaaattttactttaaattttttatgtatcttttaaatatttatttaaatattgtaaaaaaatttagataatagataaattattttttaaatacaaaaattcgtttataacttataaaaaatataatagttattagttagttttatcacattttcaaattatttaatgtgttattttattaataatattttcaaaaacaacTCTTACATAATATTATTTCTAAGAAAATTGAATCCTTTGTAATTTCATTCATTCATGAAACAAACTCTTGTTTTTATGACAATATTAACAACCATAGGTGTgcttattttgaaatttttttatataccttctaaatatttattcaaatatggtcataaaaattcaaatcaaataaataaattattttttaaatataatttttttatcacttataaaaaataaaatatttattaatagcatttttcaaaaacttttttatCAGCGTTTCAATATTTAGAATACCAAATTGGCAATTAACTCTTACATAATATTATTTCTAAGAAAATTGAATCTTTTGTAATTTCATTCATTCATGCAACAAACTACAAGCAAGGGCCATGTCTCCTTGTTGTTCTTCTCTCTCTCACTTGATCTCTGCAAACCTCACAACAATGCACACCATTCCCATGATTTCACACTCCATAGTCATATCCAAGTTTTCTcacccattttcttcttcttcctctttaccACTCAGTCTCAGGTTCACCATCAatggtggtggaggaggaggaCCCTTCTTATCATATCCATCACAAAAGTTACCTCCTTTCCCCATTTCAGCTCCAAAAATTCAATCTTTCAAGGTCCTTGCTGCTGCTTCTGTTCCTGAAGCTAAGAGTGATGAACCTATCAAACCAGCTGGTTTAATTCAAACCCTTCAGCTTGGAGCCATGTTCGGAACTTGGTACCTCTTGAACATTTACTTCAACATCTACAACAAACAGGTTCATTCTTCATTTTCTCACTCAAAAAAGATTTTGCCTTTTAGTTAGTTATTGCCAATATATGATACTAGTGAAATTGTGTAGTAGTGGTGGTAGTAGTGAAAGTGAATGGgacatttttatgttaaattttgaatctttAAAGTCAAACATAGACTGTTTCATGAAAAGAATTCTGGGGTTTAGGgggtttttttgtttattatgtttttatttcttattttttaattcttttttttttggtgttctGTTCTCAATTACAATACACTGGTTGATTATTAGGTTCTAAAAGTCTATCCATTTCCAGCAACAGTTACAGCATTTCAATTTGGCTTTGCTTCATTGATGATTAACTTAATCTGGAGTCTTAATCTTCATCCCAGACCAAACATAACTCGTTCACAGGTAATTTTGGATCAAACTAGATTATTGGCTCATAGAGAAATACATGCATGTTCTTGGAGCAAGTCTGGTTCGTGTTCGAGAAACATTTACAATCACTCATTTTTCATTTATAACAGTTAGAAGTTACataaaaagtaaaatagaaaATGAGTGGATATGAATGCTCTTGAAACACACATTAAATGTGTTCCAGAAATTCCGAAACATGCAAGTATTTCTCTTAATCCATATAGTGTGGTAccactttgatttcaaaattgcTTATTGGTTGGTTTTGTTTGTATTCAATCTTAGCTTGTAGCAATTCTTCCACTGGTTGTGGCTCACACCATGGGGAATCTTCTAACCAACATTAGTCTTGGAAAGGTTGCTGTATCTTTCACACACACAATTAAAGCTATGGAGCCATTTTTCACTGTTGTTCTTTCCTCCCTCTTCCTTGGTGAGGTAATGTTCAAGCACTTTCAatttttcatgcactttcttactTGATCATGTAAGACTCAATTGGTTATATTTTTGGCCTGAGATTAGGCGATATTACACATTACCCTCATTTCCTTGTAAAAAGCAGACATTAACATCTCTTGAAATTTAAGGTATATGTCACTCGGTACGATTTTGTAGTAAATGTGACACCAATCATGTTTTACGGCTTGACAAATAAAGGGGTGCTGTGTGTAATATCACAAACCGAATTTTGTCATGAAGAGTTTTTTAAAAGATTACCAAGATAGGAGAGAGCTTGAAATCTACTTGGATAGCATGAGAATGAAATTTGAGTAGTTATATTAGTATACAAATTCATGTCTTTCTGACAAAACACTCCTTTCTAATGGACATACTTAATTTCAATTGCTTAGTTTGATATTTGTCATCCACATAGGATTTGGTTTTTCATGGATGTAAAGTATTATATTTGATCTGCAGCAATACAATGTAATAGTTGCATTTAACTGATCTCCAGTTTTATCCTTAAATGAACAGACGCCGACTTTTGCGGTAGTTTCTTCTCTTGTACCGATAGTAGGAGGAGTAGCACTGGCATCAATGACTGAAGTCTCCTTCAATTGGTAATTGAACAAACTAGTGTGCTATTGAATGCAGAGTTTCTTCGCAGACAATACCGAATAACTAATTCTGCTACCTTACCAAACAGGATTGGCTTTGCTACTGCTATGGCATCTAACCTTACTAACCAGTCGCGGAACGTTTTGAGCAAAAAACTCATGGTCAATGAAGAGGTAATTGAAGTATTTTTCGAAGAAATGGCAAATGTGTCACTTTTAAATCTTTAGTACTACTGCTAATAAATTGATGATTGTTGTTAACAGGAAACTTTGGACAATATCAACCTCTACTCTTTGATAACCATCATTTCCTTTATCCTTTTGGTTCCATTTACTATATTCTTGGAGGGTGTCAAGTTTACTCCGTCGTACCTGCAATCTGCTGTATGTAGATGAGCTTCTTTAAACATGCATGCTtcttccacttttgtatcactatttttccttgtttaaagaGAGCATTTTCCTTTGAATAGTATGCTTTTCTTTTGAATGTAGGCATGCCAAGGATTGAATGTTAGAGAGCTATGTGTGAGATCGGTTTTGGCGGCGTTCTGCTTCCATGCATACCAGCAGGTGAGGCCTTTCAAATTTTGCTTTGTGACTTTGCTCATAGCATCATATTTCATGATATGTTTCATACAAGTtctttttcctttccctttttcttgTCTTAGATTTCATAAACAAACTTCCCCTTGTATATGCAATTCTATAGAAAATCTATGTATATATATTCTATGAATGATGTCATATTTATTAACTAGTTTTTTGTATAAAACATGTTTATTGACACATTAAATTAGTATGCAAGTGTTTTTACAAAATGCAGAAGCTAGGAATACATAAAAGTCAAACATTAATTAAAACTTCTCCATACTTTAtcactctaataataataattgatgcTTGAGACACTAATATGATGAGATGTAGATTAACAACCTATTTGATTTTGAAGATTAACACTCAGAAGATGTCCAAATTTGTAACGTTTTACTTCATGAATGTTTGTTGGAACTGATCTTCTCAACAATTATATGCATGCAGGTATCTTATGGAATATTACAAATGGTGTCACCTGTGAGCCATTCAGTAGGGAACTGTGTGAAGCGCGTTGTTGTCATCGCCTCCTCCGTTATCTTCTTCCAAATTCCTCTCTCGCCACTCAACACGCTCGGTCAGTCGCCAATGAACTTCTCCATTTTAAAATATCTGTcgctttttttaaattttagtacattcaaaatttgaagttggaaactcagctgcagtcgacttcacgtgaagttgatagttgagagccgttagatgatttgagtgatttgactaaattttcatctaacggctctcagctatcaacttcacgtgaagttgactgcacctgaattttcaccaaaCTTGAAGTATCTGTAAGATATTTTTGTAATGGTGTTAATGTTGCAGGAACTGGTGTTGCACTTGTTGGAGTTTTCTTGTATTCAAGGGTGAAGCAGATAAAGCCAAAGCCACAAACTAAGGCTGCATAAAATGAACAATCTTAATGTTACTCAAAGCAAATATAACCAATCaacattttacattttttttttacagttagtttttctttgcatagaaaatataatttgattCTACATTAATATTTTCATATGTGcttaatttgttatatatataaaattaacacACCAATAAGGGATAGTTCTATaactaaaaatagagaaaaactTATGTTTAAGGTGAATGCTATGATGATGTGTGGAGTGAAATTgtttttgaagaaatattatgaCAATCAATGATAATATGACATGCAAGATATATTACGCTTTTTATTCACTTCCTTATTATTTCTGCATAATCCAACTCCGCTAGCAACAAAAGCATCATTCAAGAATCCACCCATTTTCAAATAAAAACATTCTTCACAAATCACAACAATAATAACACCCATTTTCAAATAAAAACATTCTTCACAAATCACAACAATAATAACACCAAAAAGTAAGAAAACTAAAGTTTGACAATATCTTAACAAAACAAACTCAAATTCCTTCATAAATAGAACACTCAACCCATAAATTCAACTTTTTAAGTTTTTAAGAAATCGAATATAAAATAGTCTTGTGAGTTTATCCAACAGCTCTTATACCATTCACCGCACAACCCTAAACCTAGTTGCCATATTCACCACCAACATCACTTCCATGAATGTCGATGACGTCATCATTTGAAAACTCTAAAAGGGAGTAGAATTGAGATCAATTTTAACCCTGACCTTGCCCTTATTCTTGTTGGAATCATTCTTCGACTTTGACTTTGACTTAGATGAAGTTGCTACTTTTGCTTGGGCTGCACCCACTGTATTGATATAGGCTTTGAGCATTTTTGAcccattaaaattattattattgggcCTAATGAACTTGAACTTTTATGTGGGCCTAATCCTCTTAATTGTATCCAACGGGTATTTGATGGAGTTATTCTCTTTGAAACTCGGCCCATTTGTTTTCACCAACTTCCTTGTGGGCTTTGATAAGAATCATGTCTTC
Coding sequences within it:
- the LOC112801953 gene encoding phosphoenolpyruvate/phosphate translocator 2, chloroplastic isoform X1, with protein sequence MSPCCSSLSHLISANLTTMHTIPMISHSIVISKFSHPFSSSSSLPLSLRFTINGGGGGGPFLSYPSQKLPPFPISAPKIQSFKVLAAASVPEAKSDEPIKPAGLIQTLQLGAMFGTWYLLNIYFNIYNKQVLKVYPFPATVTAFQFGFASLMINLIWSLNLHPRPNITRSQLVAILPLVVAHTMGNLLTNISLGKVAVSFTHTIKAMEPFFTVVLSSLFLGETPTFAVVSSLVPIVGGVALASMTEVSFNWIGFATAMASNLTNQSRNVLSKKLMVNEEETLDNINLYSLITIISFILLVPFTIFLEGVKFTPSYLQSAACQGLNVRELCVRSVLAAFCFHAYQQVSYGILQMVSPVSHSVGNCVKRVVVIASSVIFFQIPLSPLNTLGTGVALVGVFLYSRVKQIKPKPQTKAA
- the LOC112801953 gene encoding triose phosphate/phosphate translocator, non-green plastid, chloroplastic isoform X2 — protein: MINLIWSLNLHPRPNITRSQLVAILPLVVAHTMGNLLTNISLGKVAVSFTHTIKAMEPFFTVVLSSLFLGETPTFAVVSSLVPIVGGVALASMTEVSFNWIGFATAMASNLTNQSRNVLSKKLMVNEEETLDNINLYSLITIISFILLVPFTIFLEGVKFTPSYLQSAACQGLNVRELCVRSVLAAFCFHAYQQVSYGILQMVSPVSHSVGNCVKRVVVIASSVIFFQIPLSPLNTLGTGVALVGVFLYSRVKQIKPKPQTKAA